In the Castor canadensis chromosome 1, mCasCan1.hap1v2, whole genome shotgun sequence genome, CTCACTTCATACCttaaatactgtttaaaaaagTCAATTCTTTGAGTGTGAACTTGTCTTTCTTCCATATATTTcttaaacactcaataaatatgttGATGGAGTGCTGACTTTTGTTGGATACCTGATGGGTCATTATCACCTAGACATAAATAACTAGACACTAATAAAAACAACACCATCCCTCCAGTGTGTACTATCCTTTACAACTATCTTTGTGCTTTTGAATGAAATTCTAATCCTCTCTATTTGACTTACCACAAAACAAAAGTCTTTTTGTTTTGGAGGGGAAAGCTTGTATTATGTCTATATTGCCTCTAGCAAATCTTTGTCTTCTAGGCAAAGAGAGGGTACAGGAGATTTTGTCCAACATTTGTGGCCTGAGACAACTTTGTATATTCCTCCAACTCCAAATTCTTATGGGTAGAGCCAGGTCTATGTTTAAGCTTCTATATAATGAAATTTGTTTCTCTCACCTACATAACTGCCTGAAGTCATAGTGTTTTTTACTTCCTCTAGGCCAGTCACAGGGCAAATGCTGAGAACAGGTTGCCCATCCTTTTGGCAGAACACCATTTTTAGTATTTGTATTATTTAAGATACCACCAAGTTTCTCTCCGCTTTTTTGAAGTTCTGTACTTAAGTTTATCAATTaattatctatgtatctatctgtctatcttctttctgtcatctatccatccatatcatctatctatatctatctgtatCTCTATTTACCTATCTATCTAGATCTACCATCCCTCTGTGTGTTAGTTAGACTTCTAAATACCAGTGATAAAATACCTGTCATACTTAAGGTGAGAAAGATTTTAGCTCAGGGTTTCACAGGGTTTCTTCCATAGATGATTGGCCCTATGGCATTGAACAGACGAACAACATGTCTGGGAACATGGGGTGGAGGAGGTCTTCACCTCATGTTGtagaggaaatagaaaaaagtgaAGGGACTGCTAATCCAGTATAACCTCCAAAAGCACAGCCCCAGTAAcccactttctccaaaattgtccTACCAGTTAGGGCCCAAGTATTCAATACACTTATGAGGTATATTTCATGTTTAAACTGTAACACACCTATCATCTGTCTgtcaatctatctatctagccATCTATCATCGcacatctatctgtcatctatcactATCATCTctatctttcttctatttttctgtatgtctgtctccTTGCCTTTTTATTTAGTTTCCCATTCATATTCAGGCCAAGAATTTAGCTAATATCCTGAGGTAAAATACAATCATGTGGAACAAAGCAAAGTATCTGCCAAAACTGTaatttgctaggattacagaaatgaaccacAGGCTCCTGGCCTTCCTCTGCTCTTTAGTAGACTGCTGACCTTTTTGCTGGTTTGGATAATCAAggacattttcttcctctttgactTTGTTCTTGGATATACCCTCTTCTCAGAAGTTTTTCCTTTAGATATTCTCATGGTACTTAGATTCTTACATTTTGCTTTTGTCTTGTAACCTGATGCAGATTCAAAACTTTCAAatcattgtaaatattttcctatCAATAATAAAGCCAAAAATCATTTAATCATTTCTCAAGTCCTGTTTATAAACTATCTCTTAAATACTTCCACCTTTCCCTTTTACTCACCTGCAAGGATTCTTACgtgtctctgtttcttcttcttcttttttttttatgactatttcttttcttagattgtttgttcttttaccTTCTAATATGTTAATAGTGATACCAGGTAAATTTTTCTAAagcatattattttcatttcagttaggGCTTCAATTGGCTATTtagagagtttttaaaatttatgatccCACTGTTGAAGGAACTTCACACATGTGATTCTACAGAAGGTGTATTCTTATTGTCAACtacttttacttaaaaatttcatGCTATGTCTATTCAAATTGGtacatttttttatctttaaataataCTTTCAATTATAGTATTCCtccatttcttgtttattttatacCTATATATCTTTTAAATCTCTTTAGATTTGCTTTATATAGTGAATGTCAAATAAAGATACTTAACAGAAGTATgtttatttaaaactataaataaaatgagTTACTTTTCCTATAGTCATTTTAGGATACTACTAAGATATGTAATTTAAATGTGtaatgaaagaaatttatttttttttgaatgaaaacattttagaatAAAAGCTAATGGTAGCATATAAGCACACCAAGACATggacatttgtaatttttatgtaAGGTACCAGTACATTTGATAAATAACAATTTTTGGATTATTGATTTGACTTTAAGCTCTATAACCTTCTAAAAACAAACCATGATGTGGTTCTTCAGATGTTGACATGAAAAGttatcagaaagattatttttcatctttgaaaaaatgaaattattaagttataaaataatgaattgcTGTTTCTAGTATTTTCAGTCTTCAGGCAAAATTCAACACTTTATTCCCAAAAAGCATGAGCCTGTCTTGACTGGTGATGCTGTCACTGTTTTTGTGATGCTTTAATTGATACAAATTTAAAGGAAGTATATGTACAAATCAATGTCAGGTTTGTCAAGCCATAGACAGGATTGAGTGAAGTGGGTTTCTCTTCAGACAAATTGATCTTTTTGCTGCATCTTTCACATCTTTATTCCTCAGGCTATAAATCAGAGGATTTAGCATGGGAATCACCAATGTATAAAACACAGCAGAGACCTTCTCTTGTTCTAGTGAATACTGAGAGCTTGGCTGGATGTAACTAAATGTCACAGACCCATAGAATAAGGTTACAGCAGTCAGATGGGAGGCACAAGTGTAGAaggcttttctccttccttccactgAGCAAATTCTCTGAATGGCAATGATGATTCGGATATAAGAGACCATGATGATAATGAATGTGAACATTGCAATGATCCCAGAGAAGATCAACAGTAACATCTCATTGGTGTGTGCATCTGAGCACGAAAGCCTCAAAAGAGGAGGGATGTCACAAAAGTAATGGTTCACAATGTTGGGACCACAGAAGTCTAGTTTGAGCAAACCTACTGTGTGTATCAGGGAATTAATGATCCCACCCAAGTAAGATGAAAGGACCATCTGAATACAGACACGTTGGGTCATAATGACTGTATACAACAAGGGATTCGCTATTGCCACAAAGCAGTCATAAGCCATCATAGACAAGAGGATACCTTCTGTGGTCACatacactgcaaaaaagaaactcTGTAGAACACAGCCAACAAATGTACTGAACTTAAGTTTTGACAGGAAATGGACCAGCATCTTAGGAGCAAAGACAGTAGAGTAGCAGATATCACAAAAGGAGAGGTTGCTAAGGAAGAAGTACATTGGAGTATGAAGCTGGGCATTTAACCAGATCAAGGTAATCATCCCCCAGTTACCTACTAGAGTGATGAGGTAAACaagggcaaaaagcaaaaagagcagtatctgcaagttaggattttcagtTAATCCTACTAGAAGAAGCTCTTTAACACCTGTATGATTCCAACCTGCCATGCATTCAGATTTATGTAGCTCTTTAGTTGAAGAACAAGATGATGATGATGTTACTCAGATGAAAGAAATATGATTTCCTCCACTATGTAATATCCATCATAGCATAAGACATTTTGGATTATCCTGCAGTTAGATGATGAAAAGAGATTAATTTCAGCAGCAGACAATTCATACCTTGTGAATTAGGTTTTTAGAACTTCAGATAATTTTATCTCCTggttactgatttattttttatgtgaatTTCCACTTTAAAAAAGGAGGGGATGAGAAAACTCTCAAGTCAGGcacggtggttcatgcctgtagtcttCACACTTGAAAGGCTAAATCATgaggatcatgagc is a window encoding:
- the LOC141415398 gene encoding olfactory receptor 5J3-like, whose translation is MAGWNHTGVKELLLVGLTENPNLQILLFLLFALVYLITLVGNWGMITLIWLNAQLHTPMYFFLSNLSFCDICYSTVFAPKMLVHFLSKLKFSTFVGCVLQSFFFAVYVTTEGILLSMMAYDCFVAIANPLLYTVIMTQRVCIQMVLSSYLGGIINSLIHTVGLLKLDFCGPNIVNHYFCDIPPLLRLSCSDAHTNEMLLLIFSGIIAMFTFIIIMVSYIRIIIAIQRICSVEGRRKAFYTCASHLTAVTLFYGSVTFSYIQPSSQYSLEQEKVSAVFYTLVIPMLNPLIYSLRNKDVKDAAKRSICLKRNPLHSILSMA